One Nocardioidaceae bacterium SCSIO 66511 genomic window carries:
- the cutA gene encoding aerobic carbon-monoxide dehydrogenase large subunit encodes MTTKLFGEKVARVEDDRFLRGQGRYTDDLVPDAVHAAVLRSPHAHARIVDIDVEAVLDVDGVLAVYTYDDLTGPLAEPLPLLIPHPTLTHGRTQYALAKDEVNYVGEAIAFVVAVDRYVAEDAVSRIHVEYDFLPPVVGVEAARAADVLVHEDVPGNVAAHMEQSAGNAQAAIESAPHTLSLDLEVERSASMPLEGRGTVARWDTDSQRMQVWTSTQTSTGVRAAVAAKLGLDLGQVDVMTPDVGGGFGVKIVHPWPEEVLVPLAAKALGRPVKFTEDRREHFISSAHERGQLQHIDVGFDDDGRMLGLSVRFWHDNGAYTPYGLIVPIITSTQLLGPYKPQNYSVVFDSLYTNTVIVTPYRGAGRPQGVYAMERTMDAIAAHLGKDRAEVRAANFIQPDEFPYDQGLLFQDGRPLIYDSGNYPGSLDKLRELIGWDDFEKVRDEARAAGRKVGIGLACYVEGTGVGPYEGGHVHIETSGKVKVSTGLTTQGQGHQTAFAQIVAEELGVPFEDIEVVTGDTRRSPYSVGTFASRAAVMSGSAIALAARNVREKALRIASEALEADVDDLEITDGVVHVKGAPDSKIALGTIAVLSNPLRYAFDEASKAATQFVVGDPDKPPVDEDDEPGLEGKDFYSPPRSTFASGMHAVIVETDPETAEIKILRYAVVHDCGNLINPMIVEGQIHGGVAQGVGGALYERMAYDEHGQLQNASFMDFLMPYVTEVPETIEIDHLETPSPLNPLGLKGAGEAGVIPSAAVFASAIEDAEGFPITSMPISPSELYELRLRHESEHPERRERP; translated from the coding sequence GTGACCACCAAACTGTTCGGCGAGAAGGTCGCCCGGGTCGAGGACGACCGCTTCCTGCGCGGCCAGGGTCGCTACACCGACGACCTCGTGCCCGACGCGGTGCATGCGGCGGTTCTTCGTAGCCCGCACGCGCATGCACGCATCGTCGACATCGACGTGGAGGCCGTGCTCGACGTTGACGGCGTACTCGCCGTCTACACCTACGACGACCTCACGGGTCCGCTGGCCGAGCCGCTGCCGTTGCTCATCCCGCATCCCACGTTGACACATGGGCGTACGCAGTACGCGCTCGCGAAGGACGAGGTCAACTACGTCGGCGAGGCGATCGCGTTCGTGGTCGCGGTCGACCGCTACGTCGCCGAGGACGCCGTCTCGCGGATCCACGTCGAGTACGACTTCCTGCCCCCCGTGGTGGGCGTCGAGGCGGCCCGTGCTGCCGACGTCCTCGTGCACGAGGACGTCCCCGGAAACGTCGCCGCCCACATGGAGCAGTCGGCCGGCAACGCCCAGGCGGCGATCGAGTCGGCTCCACACACGCTGAGCCTCGATCTCGAGGTTGAGCGCAGCGCGTCGATGCCGCTGGAGGGTCGCGGCACCGTCGCGCGCTGGGACACCGACAGCCAGCGCATGCAGGTGTGGACGTCGACCCAGACGTCCACGGGTGTACGCGCGGCGGTCGCTGCGAAGCTCGGGTTGGATCTCGGGCAGGTCGACGTGATGACACCCGACGTCGGTGGTGGGTTCGGCGTCAAGATCGTGCACCCGTGGCCGGAGGAGGTGCTCGTACCCCTTGCAGCAAAGGCGCTCGGGCGACCGGTCAAGTTCACCGAGGACCGCCGCGAGCACTTCATCTCGTCGGCCCACGAGCGGGGTCAGCTGCAGCACATCGACGTCGGTTTCGACGACGACGGTCGAATGCTCGGCCTTTCGGTGCGGTTCTGGCACGACAACGGCGCGTACACGCCGTACGGCCTGATCGTCCCGATCATCACCTCGACGCAGCTGCTTGGCCCGTACAAGCCGCAGAACTACTCGGTCGTCTTCGACAGCCTCTACACCAATACGGTCATCGTCACGCCCTACCGCGGCGCCGGCCGGCCGCAGGGCGTGTACGCGATGGAGCGCACGATGGATGCCATCGCCGCGCACCTCGGCAAGGACCGCGCCGAGGTGCGAGCCGCCAACTTCATCCAGCCCGACGAGTTCCCGTACGACCAGGGTCTGCTGTTCCAGGACGGTCGTCCGCTGATCTACGACTCGGGCAACTACCCGGGCTCGCTCGACAAGCTGCGCGAGCTGATCGGCTGGGACGACTTCGAGAAAGTCCGCGACGAGGCGCGTGCAGCGGGCCGCAAGGTCGGCATCGGTCTCGCTTGTTACGTCGAGGGCACCGGAGTCGGCCCGTACGAAGGCGGGCACGTGCACATCGAGACGAGCGGCAAGGTCAAGGTGTCGACCGGGCTCACCACTCAGGGCCAGGGGCACCAGACGGCTTTCGCGCAGATCGTCGCCGAGGAGCTCGGCGTCCCGTTCGAGGACATCGAGGTCGTCACCGGCGACACTCGTCGCTCGCCGTACTCCGTCGGCACCTTCGCATCTCGCGCCGCGGTGATGAGCGGGTCGGCGATCGCGCTGGCCGCGCGCAACGTACGCGAGAAGGCACTGCGCATCGCATCGGAGGCCCTGGAGGCCGATGTCGACGATCTCGAGATCACCGACGGCGTCGTACACGTGAAGGGCGCGCCCGACAGCAAGATCGCGCTCGGCACCATCGCGGTGCTCTCCAACCCGCTGCGGTACGCCTTCGACGAGGCGTCGAAGGCGGCGACGCAGTTCGTGGTCGGCGACCCGGACAAGCCGCCGGTCGATGAGGACGACGAGCCTGGTCTCGAAGGCAAGGACTTCTACTCGCCCCCGCGTTCGACCTTCGCCAGCGGAATGCACGCGGTGATCGTCGAGACGGATCCCGAAACCGCCGAGATCAAGATCCTGCGGTATGCCGTCGTCCATGACTGCGGCAACCTGATCAACCCGATGATCGTCGAGGGTCAGATCCACGGCGGCGTCGCCCAAGGCGTCGGCGGTGCGCTGTACGAGCGGATGGCCTACGACGAGCACGGGCAGCTGCAGAACGCCTCGTTCATGGACTTCCTGATGCCGTACGTCACCGAGGTGCCCGAGACGATCGAGATCGACCATCTGGAGACACCGTCGCCGTTGAACCCGCTCGGGCTCAAAGGTGCGGGCGAGGCCGGTGTCATCCCGTCCGCGGCGGTCTTCGCCTCGGCGATCGAGGACGCCGAGGGCTTCCCGATCACGTCGATGCCCATTTCCCCCTCGGAGCTGTACGAGCTCCGGCTCCGTCACGAGAGCGAACATCCCGAGAGAAGAGAGCGTCCATGA
- a CDS encoding (2Fe-2S)-binding protein, protein MTIGTEETYDVRLRVNGTAYDLNVPARRLLSDALRHDLGLTGTHVGCEHGVCGACTVLVDGEPTRACLMFAVAAQAYEITTVEGLTNDDGSLGPVQQAFKECHGLQCGFCTPGFLTTITAGIKDNPEPSDDDAREMIAGNLCRCTGYQNIVKAVTRAAEIARDDESGGQR, encoded by the coding sequence ATGACCATCGGCACCGAGGAGACCTACGACGTACGGCTGCGCGTCAACGGCACTGCGTACGACCTCAACGTTCCGGCCAGAAGGCTGCTCAGCGACGCGTTGCGGCACGACCTCGGACTCACCGGCACCCACGTCGGATGCGAGCACGGGGTGTGCGGTGCCTGCACGGTTCTCGTCGACGGTGAGCCGACGCGCGCGTGCTTGATGTTCGCCGTAGCGGCGCAGGCGTACGAGATCACCACCGTTGAGGGGTTGACCAACGACGACGGCTCCCTCGGCCCGGTGCAGCAGGCGTTCAAGGAGTGCCACGGGCTGCAGTGCGGCTTCTGCACGCCCGGGTTCCTCACCACCATCACGGCAGGGATCAAGGACAACCCCGAGCCGAGCGACGACGACGCGCGCGAGATGATCGCCGGCAATCTATGCCGCTGCACGGGCTATCAGAACATCGTCAAGGCCGTGACCCGTGCCGCCGAGATCGCCCGTGACGACGAGTCGGGGGGTCAGCGGTGA
- a CDS encoding xanthine dehydrogenase family protein subunit M has protein sequence MKPAPFSYRRPTTLDEALQTYAGEPDAKVLAGGQSLIPLLSMRLAAPSMLIDINGIAELDRLEVDSAGVRFGANVRHARLLGDPEAARVQPLLTKALGYVAHPTIRNRGTTLGSIIHADASAEMPVVLALLDGSVTAASAGGTRTIAASDLFVGPLESSLRAGEIATEAFVPALPANTGVAFTEIARRHGDYALCGVAALVSADDSGAITSVRTGYLSVCDTPTVVDVSEVFMAGSLTDRAVDDAAELALAALEPETDIHATADYRRHLARVLTMRAVREAHDDCVARRVGVNP, from the coding sequence GTGAAGCCAGCACCGTTCTCGTACCGGCGGCCGACGACCCTCGACGAGGCACTGCAGACCTACGCCGGCGAGCCCGACGCAAAGGTGCTCGCCGGCGGGCAGAGCCTCATCCCGCTGCTGTCGATGCGGCTGGCAGCTCCTTCGATGCTGATAGACATCAACGGCATCGCGGAGCTCGATCGACTCGAGGTCGATTCGGCCGGGGTACGGTTCGGTGCGAACGTCCGCCACGCGAGGCTTCTGGGCGATCCGGAAGCCGCGCGTGTGCAACCGCTACTGACGAAGGCGCTCGGATACGTCGCCCATCCGACGATCCGAAACCGCGGCACCACGCTCGGTTCCATCATCCATGCGGATGCGTCCGCGGAAATGCCGGTTGTGCTGGCGCTGCTGGACGGCAGTGTCACGGCGGCTTCCGCCGGCGGTACCCGCACGATTGCGGCGAGCGACCTGTTCGTCGGCCCACTCGAGAGTTCGCTGCGGGCAGGCGAGATCGCGACGGAGGCCTTCGTACCTGCGCTGCCGGCCAACACCGGAGTCGCCTTCACCGAAATCGCTCGCCGGCACGGCGACTACGCACTATGCGGCGTCGCCGCGCTGGTCTCCGCCGACGACAGCGGCGCGATCACATCGGTCCGTACGGGCTACCTGTCGGTCTGCGATACGCCAACGGTGGTTGACGTCTCGGAGGTCTTCATGGCCGGTTCGCTCACCGACCGGGCGGTCGATGATGCCGCGGAGTTGGCGCTCGCCGCCCTGGAGCCCGAGACAGATATCCACGCGACGGCCGACTACCGACGCCACCTGGCTCGGGTACTCACAATGCGAGCCGTACGCGAGGCACACGACGACTGCGTCGCACGACGCGTGGGGGTGAACCCATGA
- a CDS encoding nitrate reductase, translating to MSMFSWKVVYGGKTPPPGKAVGPQERLSWPRTIGLGAQHVVAMFGATFVFPIVMGLDPNLAILFSGLCTILFLVIVNGRVPSYLGTSASFVAGVTAIRAQGGDSSDVTGAILVAGLVLAAVGVLVHFAGANLLKKVLPPAVTGGVVMLIGFNLAPVVAQTYWPQDQWIGLLTAVFLVCAAVLLPGFWARIAVFLALVFGYAISWLSDVMFGQITSVTPATAPDAVAHDRINLDGLGDAKWFGLPSGDLADGVSAVHSPSFSLTFILLVIPGVIALIAENTGHVRAVAEMTDEDLDPYMGRALGADGVATAFASAFGASPTTTYAENIGVMSATRIYSTAAYFVAAICAIILGLCPKFGVVINAIPGGVLGGITVVLYGMIGLIGAKIWVDNNVDFGDPANMVPLAVGLIAGIGGVTLEITDDFELGGIALGTILTIVLYHLVKGRAQTTDTTEVKQAP from the coding sequence ATGTCGATGTTCAGCTGGAAAGTCGTCTACGGCGGCAAGACGCCGCCGCCTGGTAAGGCAGTCGGGCCCCAGGAGCGACTGAGTTGGCCGCGTACGATCGGCCTCGGCGCCCAGCACGTCGTGGCGATGTTCGGCGCGACGTTCGTCTTCCCGATCGTGATGGGGCTCGACCCGAACCTCGCGATTCTGTTCTCGGGTCTCTGTACGATCCTGTTCCTCGTCATCGTCAACGGGCGGGTGCCGAGCTACCTCGGTACGAGCGCCTCGTTCGTCGCCGGCGTCACCGCGATCCGTGCCCAGGGCGGTGACTCGTCCGACGTGACCGGTGCCATCCTGGTCGCCGGCCTGGTCCTAGCAGCGGTCGGCGTACTCGTGCACTTCGCCGGTGCGAACCTGCTCAAGAAGGTGCTTCCTCCCGCCGTGACCGGTGGCGTCGTGATGCTGATCGGGTTCAACCTCGCGCCGGTCGTCGCGCAGACGTACTGGCCGCAGGACCAATGGATCGGCCTGCTCACCGCGGTCTTCCTGGTGTGCGCCGCCGTCCTGCTGCCCGGCTTCTGGGCCCGCATCGCCGTCTTCCTCGCGCTCGTCTTCGGGTACGCGATCTCGTGGCTGTCCGATGTGATGTTCGGGCAGATCACCTCGGTAACACCCGCGACCGCACCGGACGCCGTCGCTCACGATCGGATCAACCTCGACGGTCTCGGCGATGCCAAATGGTTCGGTCTGCCGAGCGGCGATCTCGCCGACGGAGTGTCGGCCGTCCACTCGCCGAGCTTCTCGCTGACGTTCATCCTGCTCGTCATCCCCGGCGTCATCGCGCTGATCGCCGAGAACACCGGCCACGTCCGGGCCGTCGCCGAGATGACCGACGAAGACCTCGACCCGTACATGGGCCGCGCGCTCGGCGCCGACGGTGTCGCCACCGCGTTCGCGAGTGCGTTCGGTGCCTCGCCGACAACCACGTACGCCGAGAACATCGGTGTCATGTCGGCCACCCGCATCTACTCGACCGCCGCGTACTTCGTCGCCGCGATCTGCGCGATCATCCTCGGGCTTTGTCCGAAGTTCGGCGTCGTCATCAACGCGATCCCCGGCGGCGTCCTCGGCGGTATCACGGTTGTGCTCTACGGCATGATCGGTCTCATCGGCGCGAAGATCTGGGTCGACAACAACGTCGACTTCGGAGATCCGGCCAATATGGTGCCGCTCGCGGTGGGCCTGATTGCCGGCATCGGCGGTGTCACACTTGAGATCACCGACGACTTCGAGCTGGGCGGCATCGCACTCGGCACGATCCTGACGATCGTCCTCTACCACCTGGTCAAGGGCCGCGCGCAGACCACCGACACCACCGAGGTGAAACAAGCACCGTGA
- a CDS encoding PucR family transcriptional regulator ligand-binding domain-containing protein: MVSLANTVGLEVQQLITATYGVPLSDVLDVECLAGTTVLAGSSGLGRSVTRVNVMEVPDVVDWVKPHELLVTTAFSIVSSVPDEQARSEAFVRLVRDLRARDVAALGVKLGRYLDAVPPEAVAAAEEVGLPLLSLPADLAYDDLLQQVHARLNEVQTGVLERIDALHTALTHLVLEGGDLEQIAAEVARVLAVGVLFCSTDGRERAAAMPDEMREALAAADLFDPTGRFRVERASRRPLPVGDGQVRLQPVVAGGSDLARMVCFTPDREPTADDVYALERAATVAALLITRQQAVTAVESKYRGDFLRDVFVGRAGDPEYVVEHAAALGWKLDRPMLVVSAELDPPGADEPVSSRVRRSWQERFFAAWRQVTETYDKTVPTVEFSAEVVTLLPVPEYADDPERAYADARSALSRLVTEVAGDKGGGRRPFSVGVSRVVRSIDRLQDGYAQARRATEVGRRMNGGGSTTHFDQLGIHRLIALIPDDHELGAFAGEVLGELAADTDDARDLRTTLQILLDTNLNVAEAARLQFFHYNTMRYRISKLERILGPFSTDPHLRLNIAVALQVLEVRG, translated from the coding sequence ATGGTGAGTCTTGCCAATACGGTAGGGCTGGAGGTGCAACAGTTGATAACCGCGACGTACGGGGTGCCGCTCAGCGACGTGCTCGACGTTGAATGCCTTGCGGGTACGACGGTTCTCGCGGGCAGCTCGGGGCTCGGTCGGTCCGTCACCCGGGTCAACGTGATGGAGGTTCCCGATGTCGTCGATTGGGTCAAACCCCATGAGCTGTTGGTGACGACGGCGTTCTCGATCGTTTCGTCCGTGCCCGACGAGCAGGCGCGTTCGGAGGCTTTCGTACGCCTCGTCCGCGATCTGCGAGCGCGTGACGTCGCTGCGCTCGGCGTGAAGCTCGGCCGCTACCTCGACGCAGTGCCGCCGGAGGCCGTCGCAGCTGCCGAGGAGGTCGGGTTGCCGCTGTTGAGCCTGCCGGCAGATCTCGCCTACGACGATCTTCTCCAGCAGGTCCACGCTCGGCTGAACGAAGTGCAGACCGGTGTGCTCGAGCGGATCGACGCGCTGCACACGGCCCTGACCCATCTCGTCCTCGAAGGCGGCGATCTCGAGCAGATCGCCGCCGAGGTAGCGCGCGTCCTCGCCGTCGGCGTGCTGTTCTGCTCGACCGATGGGCGCGAGCGGGCGGCGGCGATGCCCGACGAGATGCGCGAGGCGTTGGCGGCTGCCGACCTGTTCGATCCGACCGGCCGGTTCCGGGTCGAACGCGCGAGCCGGCGTCCGCTCCCGGTCGGCGACGGACAGGTACGACTCCAACCCGTCGTCGCGGGCGGCAGCGACCTCGCCCGGATGGTGTGTTTCACCCCTGACCGCGAACCGACCGCGGACGACGTGTACGCGCTCGAGCGTGCCGCGACCGTCGCTGCTCTCCTGATCACGCGGCAGCAAGCCGTGACTGCGGTCGAGAGTAAGTACCGCGGCGACTTCCTGCGCGACGTCTTCGTCGGTCGCGCGGGCGATCCCGAGTACGTCGTCGAGCACGCCGCCGCGCTCGGCTGGAAGCTCGACCGACCGATGCTCGTCGTCTCCGCCGAGCTGGACCCGCCCGGTGCGGACGAGCCCGTGTCGAGCAGGGTGCGTCGGTCATGGCAGGAACGCTTCTTCGCGGCATGGCGCCAGGTCACCGAGACGTACGACAAGACGGTGCCGACCGTCGAGTTCTCGGCCGAGGTGGTCACGTTGCTGCCGGTGCCGGAGTACGCCGACGATCCCGAGCGGGCGTACGCCGACGCCCGCTCGGCACTGAGTCGCCTGGTCACCGAGGTGGCCGGGGACAAGGGCGGCGGGCGACGACCGTTCTCGGTCGGCGTGAGCCGGGTGGTCCGCTCGATCGACCGGCTCCAGGACGGATACGCGCAGGCACGACGGGCCACCGAGGTGGGGCGCCGGATGAACGGCGGCGGCTCGACGACGCATTTCGACCAGCTCGGCATCCACCGGCTCATCGCGCTCATCCCCGACGACCATGAGCTGGGGGCCTTTGCCGGAGAGGTGCTCGGCGAACTCGCCGCCGACACCGACGACGCGCGCGACCTTCGTACGACCCTGCAGATCCTGCTGGACACCAATCTCAACGTCGCCGAGGCCGCCCGGCTGCAATTCTTCCACTACAACACGATGCGCTACCGGATCAGCAAGCTCGAACGCATCCTCGGGCCGTTCAGCACCGATCCGCATCTGCGGCTGAACATCGCCGTTGCGCTGCAGGTGCTCGAGGTACGCGGCTGA
- a CDS encoding DUF2877 domain-containing protein, with product MTRTEVAAAAPTWVRERLEGQRREVTVAHAGADAIYVDDAGRCLGLLSRSAVSVPCGLQTTMRELPIVPDRAYLGDGRMELNGTTVRVGRLVDATVPRLNICSTTAQALATASAGRLDPVRAELPASALRELRDAEPSCVPTLLGRGSGLTPVGDDVLCGWVATQHSISAPSVPMLRAIEANAAASTTMLSATLLSRACAGDVIPEFRRLLLALRSPTSSTAAICEAADALLAVGHTSGAGLLLGCSLALGDDPRPDVPAPSYSHDRRGR from the coding sequence GTGACGCGAACCGAGGTCGCAGCCGCGGCACCCACATGGGTACGCGAGCGATTGGAGGGCCAGCGACGCGAGGTCACCGTCGCACATGCCGGCGCGGATGCGATCTATGTCGACGACGCCGGCCGCTGTCTCGGCCTGCTGAGCAGATCGGCAGTCTCGGTGCCGTGTGGCCTGCAGACGACCATGCGCGAGCTGCCGATCGTCCCTGACCGGGCATACCTCGGCGACGGCCGGATGGAGCTCAACGGCACGACGGTCCGCGTCGGTCGCCTCGTCGACGCCACCGTGCCCCGGCTCAACATCTGCTCCACGACCGCTCAGGCGTTGGCGACCGCATCGGCCGGACGCCTCGACCCCGTACGCGCCGAGCTTCCCGCGTCTGCGCTACGGGAGCTGCGTGACGCCGAGCCTTCCTGTGTTCCGACGCTGCTCGGCCGCGGCAGCGGTCTCACGCCGGTCGGCGACGACGTCCTCTGCGGCTGGGTCGCCACCCAGCACAGCATCTCCGCTCCGTCGGTGCCGATGCTCCGCGCCATCGAGGCGAACGCCGCGGCCTCGACGACCATGCTGTCCGCGACCCTGCTGTCGCGCGCCTGCGCGGGCGACGTCATCCCGGAGTTCCGCCGGCTGCTGCTCGCGCTGCGTTCACCGACGTCGTCGACCGCGGCGATCTGCGAGGCCGCCGACGCCCTGCTCGCCGTTGGCCACACGTCCGGCGCCGGTCTGCTCCTCGGCTGTTCGCTGGCCCTCGGCGACGATCCCCGACCCGATGTACCCGCACCCTCGTATTCCCACGACAGGAGAGGTCGATGA
- a CDS encoding FdrA family protein has protein sequence MTSPPSDDSVHVEIRPGAYADSVTLLQVSKDVAATPGVSAAQVAMATPLNLDLLSTMGFQIGETTPNDMVVALRVESPDAVDSAVAAVDAALAAASRGRSDSSSDAEIAPRTTASALGRSDASLALVSVPGASATIEAMDALDTGRDVMVFSDNVPVAEEVALKKIAAERGLLVMGPDCGTAMVDGIGLGFANAVSPGPVGIVAASGTGCQQLMCLLDAAGVGVAAALGVGGRDLGSEVGGLATRQALRRLDADPSVELIVIVSKPPADEVAASVREFAGTLDTPVQFALLGAGQPDLTSAAESVLAALERPVPAWPHWGTSEPGRATGYLRGLFVGGTMCDEAMLLAAETLGPIRSNIPLDPAYALDASMTADAHLMIDFGDDSLTAGRAHPMIDPTLRLEYLARTADDPQTGVILLDVVLGHGAESDPAAALAPAIGGIDGVPVVVACVGTEADPQVLSRQTQALAEAGAEVFTSNAQAVRRAVALTGGAR, from the coding sequence ATGACCAGTCCCCCATCCGATGACTCAGTGCATGTGGAGATCCGCCCGGGAGCGTACGCCGACTCCGTCACCTTGCTGCAGGTGAGCAAGGACGTCGCGGCGACGCCGGGCGTCTCCGCCGCACAGGTCGCGATGGCGACGCCGCTCAACCTCGACCTGCTCTCGACGATGGGCTTCCAGATCGGCGAGACGACGCCGAACGACATGGTCGTCGCACTGCGGGTCGAGTCGCCCGACGCGGTCGACTCCGCGGTCGCCGCAGTCGACGCTGCGCTCGCGGCAGCCTCTCGCGGGCGTTCCGACAGCTCCTCCGATGCCGAGATCGCGCCGCGTACGACCGCATCGGCTCTCGGCCGTTCCGATGCCTCGCTCGCGCTGGTCTCCGTACCCGGCGCATCCGCGACGATCGAGGCGATGGACGCCCTCGACACCGGACGCGACGTGATGGTCTTCAGCGACAACGTTCCGGTCGCCGAGGAGGTGGCGCTGAAGAAGATCGCAGCCGAGCGCGGCCTGCTCGTGATGGGTCCGGACTGCGGTACGGCGATGGTCGACGGCATCGGCCTCGGGTTCGCGAACGCCGTCTCCCCCGGCCCGGTCGGCATCGTCGCCGCATCGGGCACCGGATGCCAGCAGCTGATGTGCCTGCTCGACGCGGCCGGCGTGGGTGTCGCCGCCGCGCTCGGCGTCGGCGGCCGTGACCTCGGTTCCGAGGTGGGTGGCCTCGCGACGCGCCAGGCACTGCGCCGCCTCGACGCCGATCCGTCGGTCGAGCTGATCGTGATCGTTTCCAAGCCGCCGGCTGACGAGGTGGCGGCATCCGTGCGGGAGTTCGCAGGAACGCTCGACACGCCCGTGCAGTTCGCCCTGCTCGGCGCGGGTCAGCCGGATCTGACGAGCGCCGCCGAGTCCGTCCTCGCGGCACTCGAGCGCCCGGTGCCCGCATGGCCGCACTGGGGCACCTCCGAGCCGGGCCGCGCAACCGGCTACCTGCGCGGCCTGTTCGTCGGGGGCACGATGTGCGACGAGGCAATGCTGCTCGCCGCCGAGACGCTCGGGCCGATCCGCAGCAACATCCCGCTCGATCCCGCGTACGCGCTCGACGCGTCGATGACCGCGGACGCACATCTGATGATCGACTTCGGCGACGACTCGCTGACCGCCGGACGAGCCCATCCGATGATCGACCCGACACTGCGCCTGGAGTACCTCGCCCGTACTGCAGACGATCCGCAGACGGGTGTCATCCTGCTCGACGTCGTACTCGGCCACGGCGCAGAATCCGACCCGGCGGCCGCGCTGGCTCCCGCCATCGGCGGCATTGACGGCGTACCCGTCGTGGTCGCGTGCGTCGGCACCGAAGCCGACCCGCAGGTCCTCAGTCGGCAGACGCAGGCGCTCGCCGAGGCCGGTGCCGAAGTCTTCACGTCCAACGCCCAGGCGGTACGCCGGGCAGTCGCACTCACCGGAGGCGCTCGATGA
- a CDS encoding DUF1116 domain-containing protein, translating into MTETITAAGAGLFADALDAQAVEVTRVDWQPPMAGTEADLATVATDPRRRDANAKAVRAMLDVQAMLVDVAPASEVLGLERGEFLHAGPPLDWDRASGPMRGALMGAAALEGLVDDPEDAAPLFASGKTVSLSPCHHRSAVGPMAGVVSPSMWMFVLEDPNTGRRTYCSLNEGLGKVLRYGAYSSEVLDRLRWMSAVLGPLLASAVRAGDPVDVTGILTQMLQMGDEAHNRNRAGTLMLMRDLAPAMVESNSSSDEIAQALRFIGGNDHFFLNLAMPACKLALDAARGIDGSTMVVAMARNGTDFGIQTAGTGDEWFTGPAQVADGLYLGDYGPDDANPDIGDSAITETAGIGGFSMATAPAIVRFVGGSVPDALATTRRMGEITLTENPRWTIPVLDFRGAPTGIDVTGVCRTGILPQINTGMAGRVAGVGQVGAGLVNPPAEIFPAALSALAARVPA; encoded by the coding sequence ATGACCGAGACCATCACCGCGGCAGGCGCAGGCCTGTTCGCCGACGCCCTCGACGCACAGGCGGTCGAGGTGACCCGAGTCGACTGGCAGCCGCCGATGGCCGGCACCGAGGCCGATCTCGCGACCGTCGCCACCGACCCTCGGCGCCGCGACGCCAACGCCAAGGCCGTACGCGCGATGCTCGACGTACAAGCCATGCTCGTCGACGTTGCACCGGCCTCGGAGGTACTCGGCCTCGAACGTGGCGAGTTCCTGCACGCCGGCCCTCCGCTGGACTGGGATCGCGCGTCGGGACCGATGCGCGGTGCCCTGATGGGTGCCGCCGCGCTCGAGGGTCTCGTCGACGACCCCGAGGACGCCGCACCGTTGTTCGCCTCGGGCAAGACGGTCTCGCTGTCGCCTTGTCACCACCGCTCCGCCGTCGGACCGATGGCCGGGGTCGTCTCACCGTCGATGTGGATGTTCGTACTCGAGGATCCCAACACCGGCCGGCGTACGTACTGCTCGCTGAACGAGGGCCTCGGCAAGGTGCTGCGCTACGGCGCGTACTCGTCCGAGGTGCTCGACCGGCTGCGTTGGATGTCGGCGGTGCTCGGTCCGCTGCTCGCATCCGCCGTACGCGCGGGCGATCCCGTCGACGTCACCGGCATCCTCACCCAGATGCTGCAGATGGGCGACGAGGCGCACAACCGTAACCGCGCCGGCACCCTGATGCTGATGCGCGATCTGGCGCCGGCGATGGTCGAGTCGAACTCCTCGTCGGATGAGATCGCCCAGGCTCTGCGGTTCATCGGCGGCAACGACCACTTCTTCCTCAACCTCGCGATGCCGGCGTGCAAGCTCGCGCTCGACGCCGCGCGCGGTATCGACGGTTCGACGATGGTGGTCGCGATGGCCCGTAACGGCACCGACTTCGGTATCCAGACCGCCGGCACGGGCGACGAGTGGTTCACCGGTCCGGCGCAGGTCGCAGACGGGCTCTATCTCGGCGACTACGGTCCAGACGATGCCAACCCTGACATCGGCGACTCGGCGATCACCGAGACGGCCGGCATCGGCGGGTTCTCGATGGCGACGGCGCCGGCGATCGTGCGATTCGTCGGCGGCAGCGTCCCGGATGCGCTCGCCACCACGCGACGGATGGGCGAGATCACGCTCACCGAGAACCCCCGGTGGACGATCCCCGTGCTCGACTTCCGCGGCGCGCCGACCGGTATCGACGTGACCGGTGTCTGCCGGACGGGGATCCTCCCGCAGATCAACACCGGTATGGCCGGTCGAGTCGCCGGTGTCGGCCAGGTCGGCGCCGGACTCGTCAACCCGCCCGCGGAGATCTTCCCCGCCGCGCTGTCGGCGCTCGCCGCTCGCGTACCTGCCTGA